In a single window of the Spirochaeta isovalerica genome:
- the holA gene encoding DNA polymerase III subunit delta: MSKQTFLLLGPENGEKKDFVKNQEKALISKFGETEKFRFYPYDTEISEIVSIMRNGSLFSSHKIVTINNCEDIKKKSAVDQLVEYLKSPSEDVTLFLLSDANKIDAKIEKVIKKENKKIFWELFENRKRDWVISFFRKRNLSIDPEAVELLLEMIDNNTDSMRNDCEKLAFYFKEGDRISEDDIENFLYHSREENVFTLFEKVCRRDLEASLDVLNSIVLARETQPVQLLSGLLWQFRNLLSLSTMLSRRVPQPEALLKSNIRGKKSQKTYLEGTRNFRIHELEKIITLTMDYDNRLRSVRTEMQDSVVEMYLYNCIRKMA; this comes from the coding sequence ATGAGTAAGCAGACTTTCCTTCTCCTCGGCCCTGAAAACGGCGAAAAAAAAGACTTTGTAAAAAATCAGGAAAAAGCTCTTATATCAAAATTCGGCGAGACTGAAAAATTCCGCTTCTACCCATATGATACGGAGATCTCTGAAATCGTTTCAATCATGAGAAACGGTTCCTTATTCTCCTCCCACAAAATCGTCACCATCAACAATTGTGAAGATATCAAGAAGAAGAGCGCTGTCGATCAGCTGGTCGAATATCTGAAATCTCCCTCGGAAGATGTGACCCTCTTTCTTTTGAGTGATGCGAATAAAATCGACGCAAAAATTGAAAAGGTTATAAAAAAAGAAAATAAAAAAATCTTCTGGGAACTCTTTGAAAATCGGAAGAGAGACTGGGTTATCTCCTTTTTCCGCAAGAGGAATCTCTCCATTGATCCCGAAGCCGTTGAACTCCTTCTGGAAATGATCGACAACAATACCGATTCCATGCGAAACGATTGTGAGAAACTGGCTTTTTATTTCAAGGAAGGGGACCGTATCAGCGAAGACGATATTGAAAATTTTCTCTATCACAGTAGAGAAGAAAATGTTTTCACCCTTTTTGAAAAAGTCTGTCGAAGAGATCTGGAAGCATCTCTTGATGTTCTTAACAGCATTGTTCTGGCCCGAGAAACCCAGCCGGTTCAGCTCTTGAGCGGTTTGCTCTGGCAATTCCGGAATTTACTGAGTCTGAGCACCATGCTTTCGCGACGGGTTCCTCAGCCAGAAGCTCTTCTGAAAAGTAATATACGCGGTAAGAAAAGCCAGAAAACCTATCTCGAAGGTACCCGCAATTTCAGAATTCACGAGTTGGAAAAGATCATTACATTAACCATGGATTACGATAACAGGCTTCGTTCAGTCCGGACGGAAATGCAGGATTCTGTTGTGGAGATGTATCTTTACAACTGCATCAGGAAGATGGCTTAA
- the uvrC gene encoding excinuclease ABC subunit UvrC: MKDSKPKRADFKSQIKDFPSSPGIYIMKNKSKEIIYVGKARNLKNRVGSYFNSGKDIKTSFLVSQIYTIEYTVTENEYEALLLENNLIKQWKPRFNIDLKDGKSYPVIRITGHEYPRVFRTRSIVEDGSSYFGPFPDVKSIDRYMELIDKLFPLRKCKGTLKKREAPCLYYHIKRCPAPCVDYISLEEYKSRVRKVRSLLSGKTVMLEKELKKEMGDASAELNFEKAAEIRDVLLAIEKLNMEQRIVDFDERSRDYIGTAYSGNDYSFAVMQMRGGRLLGRDIFRSSYAGDPEDALTEFVLQYYGTGRKELPETLFLSHTDVPLLKDFFRIEKGRDNLIRPAEDKRDQSVMKMAEDNALIDLDKLMMEKGNIPALEELQLLLNLPVLPRRIEGFDIAQLNGQFTVASLVSFKDGNPDKKNYRRLKMKSLDGKIDDYKSIAEAVSRRYTRVINEDLERPDLILIDGGKGQVNAAHSVLKALNLDIPLAGLAKKEELIFMPGFDKPVDLPEGNPALRVLQYVRDETHRFATGYNKTLRKSRLTLSSLESVPGIGQKRSTKLLKAYGSLQGIYEQKSEDIASTAGVSQDVAETLKSYLSEKLKPSS; the protein is encoded by the coding sequence ATGAAAGATAGTAAACCGAAAAGAGCCGATTTCAAAAGCCAAATAAAAGACTTCCCCTCATCTCCGGGCATATATATCATGAAGAACAAATCCAAAGAAATAATATATGTGGGGAAAGCCAGAAATCTCAAAAACCGTGTCGGTTCATATTTCAACTCGGGTAAAGATATAAAAACATCCTTTCTGGTCAGCCAGATATACACGATCGAGTATACTGTCACGGAGAACGAATACGAGGCTCTGCTTCTTGAGAATAATCTGATCAAGCAGTGGAAACCACGGTTCAATATCGATCTGAAAGACGGAAAAAGCTATCCGGTTATAAGAATTACCGGGCATGAGTATCCCCGGGTTTTCCGGACCAGAAGCATTGTGGAAGACGGATCCTCTTATTTCGGTCCATTTCCCGATGTTAAAAGCATAGACCGCTATATGGAGCTGATCGACAAGCTGTTTCCATTACGGAAATGCAAAGGGACCCTGAAAAAAAGAGAAGCTCCCTGTCTGTATTATCATATTAAACGCTGCCCCGCTCCCTGTGTCGATTACATCAGTCTCGAAGAGTATAAATCGCGAGTGAGAAAAGTGAGGAGTCTTCTGTCGGGTAAAACCGTAATGCTTGAAAAAGAACTCAAAAAAGAGATGGGCGATGCGTCGGCTGAACTGAATTTTGAAAAAGCCGCAGAAATCCGCGATGTTCTGCTTGCTATTGAAAAGCTGAATATGGAACAGAGAATTGTCGACTTTGATGAGCGAAGCAGAGATTATATCGGGACGGCTTACTCCGGAAATGACTATTCCTTTGCTGTTATGCAGATGAGAGGCGGACGCTTGCTCGGACGGGATATTTTCCGATCTTCCTACGCCGGAGATCCGGAGGACGCATTAACGGAATTCGTTCTGCAATATTACGGGACGGGACGGAAAGAGCTTCCTGAAACTCTTTTTCTCTCTCATACGGATGTTCCTCTCTTAAAGGATTTTTTCCGGATCGAAAAAGGACGGGATAATCTAATACGTCCCGCTGAGGATAAAAGGGATCAGTCGGTCATGAAAATGGCCGAAGATAACGCACTTATCGATCTGGATAAGCTGATGATGGAAAAGGGAAACATTCCGGCATTGGAGGAATTACAGCTCCTTCTCAATCTTCCTGTTCTGCCCAGAAGGATAGAAGGTTTTGATATCGCTCAGCTCAATGGTCAGTTTACAGTCGCTTCCCTGGTCTCCTTCAAAGATGGAAACCCCGACAAGAAAAACTACCGACGATTGAAAATGAAAAGTCTCGACGGGAAGATCGATGACTACAAATCCATTGCCGAAGCCGTTTCCCGCCGTTATACGCGTGTTATAAATGAAGATCTGGAACGTCCGGATCTCATTCTGATAGATGGTGGAAAAGGGCAGGTCAATGCCGCCCATTCTGTACTAAAGGCGCTGAATCTGGATATTCCCCTGGCAGGTCTGGCAAAAAAAGAGGAGCTTATATTCATGCCGGGATTTGACAAACCAGTTGATCTTCCGGAAGGAAATCCGGCATTGAGGGTCCTCCAGTATGTAAGAGATGAAACGCATCGTTTCGCAACGGGGTATAATAAAACGCTTAGGAAAAGCCGGCTGACTCTATCAAGTCTGGAAAGCGTGCCGGGGATCGGTCAGAAACGGAGTACCAAACTGTTGAAAGCCTACGGATCCCTTCAAGGGATATATGAACAGAAGAGCGAGGATATCGCCTCAACGGCTGGAGTCAGTCAGGATGTGGCTGAAACTTTGAAAAGCTACTTATCGGAAAAGCTTAAGCCATCTTCCTGA
- a CDS encoding fibronectin type III domain-containing protein, whose protein sequence is MRSILLSILLLFLLSGLYGSDQQIFLGEADLWENVNLTNLTLIPGKRGYLDITNQDNTHKPDKHSDMIFPFNSNSLADETGHYELISPLTLSTQEGSFGGSAALFAGSEPLLIQKKASSLFSPSTIWDDFSLEFRLYPATLKEGSTIFLWKGLQMVDNQLIPQEIRCTVNNRKLVWDFENFFLYPDSSLNRVTLEGEKLIPREWTHHQILFNSETGLLEYRIDNVPADSTHTSKSGRESVEFNIPVIGNQQSFPIELGENFTGLIDELSLTRSISQQPQLNRYTDSGYMESKIIDLQSPDSTLFLIEAEQHLPDNTSIVYDFALAQSKIDLLGPNVKWENYIVGNPINRKGRFLKIRARLFAEPAVDSAPVLSSLTIIYREAAPPHPPLNVAITVSDGIFLISWDKSIDPTIDGYMIYYGDQPGVYFAEGSPVDAGNNSSYLLEKLDKNRRYYFSVTSYRNDDRRIESRFSREISYSP, encoded by the coding sequence ATGCGTTCAATACTATTAAGTATATTACTACTCTTTCTTCTCTCCGGTCTATATGGATCAGATCAACAGATTTTCCTCGGGGAAGCGGATCTCTGGGAAAATGTCAACCTGACCAATCTCACTCTGATTCCGGGGAAAAGAGGCTATCTCGATATTACAAATCAGGATAATACACATAAGCCGGATAAGCACTCCGATATGATTTTTCCTTTTAACAGCAACAGCCTCGCCGATGAAACTGGTCATTACGAACTGATCAGCCCCTTAACCCTATCAACTCAGGAAGGAAGCTTCGGTGGTTCAGCAGCATTATTTGCAGGCTCCGAACCCCTTTTGATACAGAAAAAAGCCTCTTCCCTCTTTTCACCTTCAACAATCTGGGATGATTTTTCCCTTGAGTTCCGCTTATATCCCGCTACCTTGAAGGAAGGATCCACTATTTTTCTCTGGAAGGGTCTGCAGATGGTGGATAACCAGCTCATACCTCAGGAAATTCGATGTACAGTGAACAATAGAAAACTGGTTTGGGATTTCGAGAATTTCTTTCTTTATCCCGACAGTTCACTCAACAGAGTGACCCTGGAAGGAGAAAAGCTTATACCGCGGGAATGGACCCATCATCAGATTCTATTCAACAGCGAAACAGGACTGCTCGAATACAGAATCGACAACGTTCCTGCCGATAGTACCCATACAAGTAAAAGCGGCCGAGAATCAGTTGAATTCAACATCCCCGTTATCGGAAATCAGCAGAGCTTTCCCATAGAACTGGGTGAAAATTTTACAGGATTAATTGATGAGTTGAGTCTGACCCGGTCCATTTCCCAACAGCCGCAATTGAACCGTTACACTGATTCGGGATACATGGAGAGCAAAATTATCGATCTCCAATCCCCGGATTCAACTTTATTTCTTATAGAAGCCGAACAGCACCTGCCCGACAATACATCTATTGTCTATGACTTTGCCTTGGCTCAATCGAAAATAGACTTGCTGGGTCCTAATGTCAAATGGGAAAACTATATCGTTGGGAACCCCATAAACCGCAAAGGGCGTTTTCTGAAAATCAGAGCAAGGCTATTTGCTGAACCGGCAGTCGATTCCGCACCGGTCCTGTCTTCATTGACAATTATCTACAGGGAAGCAGCACCTCCCCATCCGCCTTTGAATGTTGCAATAACTGTCAGCGATGGAATTTTTTTAATCAGCTGGGATAAATCGATTGACCCCACCATTGACGGGTATATGATTTATTATGGAGATCAGCCGGGAGTTTACTTTGCCGAAGGCAGTCCCGTAGACGCGGGTAACAACAGCTCATATCTACTGGAAAAATTAGATAAAAACAGACGTTATTATTTTTCTGTAACATCATACAGAAATGACGACAGGAGAATTGAAAGCCGGTTTTCCCGTGAAATAAGTTATAGTCCTTGA
- a CDS encoding tetratricopeptide repeat protein, translating into MEESDIQEVLNRAANAFNIEEFSLAEELLTSLLKEEDNYHARILLGAVYGEAGHYLKSIREFEKALDLDPESHEALNNLGIMYKKNESYDQALESLLKAVDLAPDRPDIYYNLGNVYKQLGRISDAERAYKTAINKDPSFIQPYNNLGTIYESRKEFDRAIELYNRGLNIDQNNARLLYNRGVAHLAKGSFETAEGDFSNALKREPDWDKGLNNLALTIQRQKREDEALDIFNKVLEINPENKEAENNIAVLLIKKGEIEEAEKHLKEIIKKNPSYIGASRNLQKLYEKKNDHVNSLEELNRILNLDPSNLRIKEKICRTLIDLKRYEEAEQTLEHILVRNKDNPEAFRLKAILFALTDRENSVDSVLSDLLAVNPEEQEIYLSLARIFLDSNDLKKAEHYLSQYLELNPTDREALFKLAELRQKQGDSSGAVKILEPFRETVEESDLIYVLADAYRDSGHETEALELLNKEISNMDKFDKPEDLDNITKTLEEYEKAVESFEKNKSENPGRNIETLQKWAESVYKENVFDFEDFLFDNFPIDDDESISIIDIGGMEPVIQINEPEEILYLEESAEDFSDIDEYTELFEDEELDPEKDQQAPAQSHAPPTQEQAPSQAPVPTPQQLTIPNITIVQPQPQVINVPPPRNTPPVPPAPEEPVSPEPEDTEAEEDDLELIYEDEVLEIP; encoded by the coding sequence GTGGAAGAAAGTGATATTCAGGAAGTTCTTAACAGAGCTGCCAATGCTTTTAACATAGAAGAGTTTTCTCTGGCTGAAGAGCTTTTAACATCACTTCTGAAAGAAGAGGATAATTATCACGCGAGAATACTGCTTGGGGCTGTGTATGGAGAAGCCGGTCATTATCTGAAATCCATCAGAGAATTTGAGAAAGCTCTGGATCTCGATCCTGAATCACATGAAGCTTTAAATAATCTCGGAATCATGTACAAGAAGAATGAATCCTATGATCAGGCTCTTGAATCCTTATTGAAAGCCGTCGACCTGGCACCGGACAGACCGGACATCTATTATAATCTCGGTAATGTTTATAAACAGCTCGGGCGGATCAGCGATGCTGAAAGAGCCTATAAAACTGCGATTAACAAAGACCCCTCTTTTATACAGCCCTATAACAATCTGGGGACCATTTATGAATCGCGAAAGGAATTCGACAGAGCTATTGAACTCTACAACCGGGGATTGAATATAGATCAGAATAACGCCAGGCTCCTCTATAACAGAGGTGTGGCTCATCTGGCAAAAGGGAGTTTTGAAACAGCAGAAGGAGATTTTTCCAATGCCCTGAAAAGAGAACCGGACTGGGATAAAGGACTGAACAATCTGGCTCTTACAATTCAAAGGCAGAAACGGGAGGACGAAGCTCTCGATATTTTCAACAAAGTTCTTGAAATCAACCCGGAAAATAAAGAGGCGGAAAACAACATTGCCGTACTCCTTATTAAAAAAGGGGAAATCGAAGAAGCTGAAAAGCATCTTAAGGAAATTATAAAGAAAAATCCTTCCTATATCGGAGCATCCCGTAATCTCCAGAAACTCTATGAGAAAAAAAATGACCATGTGAATTCCCTGGAAGAACTGAACAGGATTCTTAATCTCGATCCTTCTAATCTCCGTATCAAGGAAAAAATCTGCCGGACCCTCATAGATCTCAAACGCTATGAAGAAGCAGAACAGACTCTGGAACACATTCTTGTCCGAAACAAAGATAATCCGGAAGCTTTTCGCCTTAAAGCCATATTATTCGCTTTGACCGACCGGGAGAATTCCGTAGACTCCGTATTGTCCGACCTGCTAGCCGTTAATCCCGAAGAACAGGAAATATACCTCTCCCTGGCGAGAATATTTCTCGATAGCAATGATCTGAAAAAGGCTGAACACTATCTGAGCCAATATCTTGAACTTAACCCGACAGATAGGGAAGCACTTTTTAAACTGGCAGAATTAAGACAAAAGCAGGGCGATTCATCTGGTGCAGTTAAAATACTGGAGCCCTTCAGAGAGACTGTAGAGGAGTCGGATCTTATATACGTGCTTGCCGATGCCTACAGAGATTCAGGTCATGAGACGGAAGCTCTGGAATTATTGAATAAAGAAATCAGCAATATGGATAAATTCGATAAGCCGGAAGATTTGGACAATATAACCAAAACCCTCGAAGAATATGAAAAAGCCGTAGAATCATTTGAAAAAAACAAAAGCGAAAACCCTGGCCGCAATATTGAGACACTTCAGAAATGGGCCGAGTCTGTTTATAAAGAGAATGTTTTCGATTTCGAAGATTTTCTTTTTGATAATTTTCCGATTGATGATGATGAATCGATCAGTATCATCGACATAGGAGGAATGGAACCGGTCATTCAGATAAATGAACCTGAAGAGATTCTATACCTGGAAGAATCGGCTGAGGATTTCTCAGACATTGACGAGTACACGGAGTTGTTTGAAGACGAAGAACTGGATCCAGAAAAAGATCAACAGGCCCCGGCTCAATCTCATGCACCGCCTACTCAGGAACAGGCTCCATCTCAGGCACCTGTTCCGACTCCACAACAATTGACGATTCCCAATATTACAATTGTTCAGCCCCAGCCTCAGGTTATTAATGTGCCACCACCCCGAAATACTCCGCCAGTACCCCCAGCGCCAGAGGAACCTGTATCTCCGGAACCGGAAGATACGGAAGCAGAAGAAGATGATCTCGAGCTGATATACGAAGACGAAGTGCTGGAAATACCT
- the thyX gene encoding FAD-dependent thymidylate synthase, producing the protein MAHCFVEEAEKILDKEFPVLNKGFVRLVDYMGSDERIVQAARVSYGKGTKSVREDKGLITYLLRNDHTSPFEQVVFTFHCKMPLFVARQWIRHRTARLNEISGRYSVMNDDFYIPELADISFQSSDNKQGRSEEEVPEEIKKKVIELFKEDQKRVYSNYESLLEQDIARELARINLPLSLYTEWYWQIDLHNLFHFLRLRMDAHAQKEIRVYAEAMYQAASTVCPLAFEAFDQYIKGSVRFSRDELKALSRMLEGEEHGLKGRDKTLFESKLSEGRQL; encoded by the coding sequence ATGGCACATTGTTTTGTAGAAGAAGCGGAGAAAATACTGGATAAGGAATTTCCGGTGTTGAACAAGGGGTTTGTCCGCCTTGTCGATTATATGGGAAGTGATGAAAGAATCGTCCAGGCTGCCCGGGTATCCTATGGAAAAGGGACAAAAAGCGTCAGAGAAGATAAAGGACTCATAACCTATCTTCTGAGAAATGACCACACATCTCCTTTTGAGCAGGTCGTTTTTACTTTCCACTGTAAGATGCCTCTATTTGTCGCCAGACAATGGATCCGACACAGAACGGCAAGGCTAAATGAAATTTCCGGGCGCTATAGTGTAATGAACGATGATTTTTACATTCCCGAACTGGCTGATATTTCCTTTCAAAGTTCCGATAACAAGCAGGGGCGTTCGGAAGAGGAAGTTCCTGAAGAAATCAAGAAAAAAGTTATTGAGCTTTTTAAAGAAGATCAGAAACGGGTCTACAGCAATTATGAATCGCTTCTGGAACAGGATATTGCCAGAGAGCTTGCCAGAATCAATCTGCCGCTCAGTCTCTATACGGAATGGTACTGGCAGATCGATCTTCATAATCTTTTTCATTTTCTCAGGTTGCGTATGGATGCCCATGCCCAGAAAGAAATACGCGTTTATGCAGAAGCCATGTATCAGGCGGCTTCCACAGTCTGTCCTCTCGCCTTTGAGGCTTTCGATCAGTATATAAAAGGAAGCGTTCGTTTTTCCCGTGATGAACTGAAGGCGCTTAGCAGAATGCTGGAAGGAGAAGAACACGGACTGAAAGGACGGGACAAAACCCTTTTTGAAAGTAAACTGAGTGAGGGGAGACAGCTCTAG
- a CDS encoding IMPACT family protein, whose amino-acid sequence MEKIKIPAKKHTIEYEMKKSRFIATVEPLTGQEEVKKRIREIRDSYPGCRHVVYAFFTGDDRAMSGLSDDGEPHGTAGRPVYEVLKGSGLTDVLLTVTRYFGGTKLGTGGLVSAYGQSAKNVLEALPVKEKIYTIKTVFTLDYSLFDGVKKILADVGALNVEEEFSTGITIRTQIPMDEKDLFAEKIRDISRGEISPGFFEEGSC is encoded by the coding sequence ATGGAAAAAATAAAAATTCCAGCAAAAAAACATACCATTGAGTATGAGATGAAAAAATCCCGGTTTATTGCCACTGTCGAACCTCTGACAGGGCAGGAAGAGGTTAAAAAACGAATCCGGGAAATTCGCGATTCCTATCCCGGATGCCGGCATGTGGTGTATGCATTCTTTACGGGAGATGATCGTGCCATGTCGGGGCTTAGTGACGACGGGGAGCCGCACGGAACGGCGGGACGTCCCGTATATGAAGTTCTGAAGGGAAGCGGTTTGACAGATGTCCTTTTAACCGTAACCAGATATTTCGGAGGAACGAAACTTGGAACGGGCGGACTTGTCAGCGCTTACGGACAATCGGCAAAAAATGTTCTCGAGGCATTACCTGTTAAAGAAAAAATCTATACAATAAAGACTGTCTTCACTCTGGATTACAGCTTGTTTGACGGAGTCAAGAAAATACTCGCAGATGTGGGCGCTTTGAATGTGGAGGAAGAATTTTCCACGGGAATCACCATAAGGACTCAAATCCCTATGGATGAAAAAGACCTGTTTGCGGAAAAGATAAGAGATATTTCACGGGGAGAGATATCCCCCGGCTTTTTTGAGGAAGGTAGCTGCTAA
- a CDS encoding NfeD family protein, with protein sequence MIILIMNLYILIWFALGIIFIISELFIPGFTIFFFGCGALLTAVTGLIFPSVAQSYVIQLIIWLTSSILSLVFLRRKFSKTFTGKIHKNQTDSFIGEQAVVIDDIGEKTPGRISILGTTWKAESSDGSRFYKKDKVRIVKRKESESLTFIVERFTDD encoded by the coding sequence ATGATTATTTTAATTATGAATCTCTATATTTTAATATGGTTTGCCCTTGGGATTATTTTCATTATATCAGAATTATTTATTCCGGGCTTTACTATTTTTTTCTTCGGCTGCGGGGCTTTACTCACCGCCGTGACCGGTTTGATTTTTCCTTCTGTCGCTCAGAGTTACGTCATTCAACTGATTATCTGGCTGACTTCCTCGATCCTCTCACTCGTCTTCCTGAGAAGAAAATTTTCCAAAACCTTCACCGGGAAAATTCACAAAAACCAAACAGACAGCTTCATAGGAGAACAGGCTGTCGTCATAGACGATATCGGAGAAAAGACACCGGGGCGGATAAGCATACTGGGAACGACCTGGAAGGCCGAATCATCCGATGGATCCAGATTTTACAAAAAAGACAAAGTCCGTATTGTAAAGCGGAAAGAGTCTGAGAGCCTCACATTTATCGTAGAAAGATTTACTGATGATTAA
- a CDS encoding SPFH domain-containing protein — MELIPLIIISALVIIILFKMIRIVPEQEAWIIEEFGKFKKELGAGLHFVIPVIQRVAYKLELREEVIDVMPQICITRDNVQITVDGILYLKVIDPQKASYGIENYRFATAQLAQTTMRSEIGKIELDNTFSERNSINNAVVKSVDEASDPWGIKVTRYEIKNLDPPESVEKAMERQMTAEREKRADVLESDGVKQAAINESKGAREEAINRSKGEKQKKINVADGKARAIELQAEATAEGIRLIAQAINKPNGDKARSMRIFQQYLSQLGTILKNSKTQVIPLEAAQLKSLFKTVIPALSDKEAK; from the coding sequence ATGGAATTAATACCGCTGATTATTATATCAGCCCTAGTGATTATCATCCTGTTCAAGATGATCCGCATCGTTCCCGAACAGGAAGCATGGATTATCGAGGAATTCGGAAAATTCAAAAAAGAATTGGGTGCCGGATTGCATTTTGTAATCCCGGTTATTCAGAGAGTCGCCTATAAGCTCGAACTGAGAGAGGAAGTGATCGACGTTATGCCTCAGATCTGCATAACAAGAGACAATGTGCAGATAACTGTTGACGGAATTTTATATCTCAAAGTAATCGATCCTCAGAAAGCCAGTTACGGCATTGAAAATTACCGGTTTGCAACAGCTCAGCTCGCACAGACCACAATGAGATCGGAAATCGGAAAAATCGAGCTGGATAACACTTTTTCCGAAAGAAATTCTATCAATAATGCTGTTGTGAAAAGCGTAGATGAGGCAAGTGACCCCTGGGGTATTAAAGTTACCCGGTATGAAATTAAAAACCTCGATCCTCCGGAATCCGTTGAAAAAGCCATGGAAAGGCAAATGACCGCTGAAAGAGAGAAAAGAGCTGATGTTCTTGAAAGCGATGGTGTAAAACAGGCTGCCATCAACGAATCAAAAGGAGCGAGAGAGGAAGCTATAAACCGGAGTAAAGGTGAAAAGCAGAAGAAGATCAATGTCGCCGACGGAAAAGCAAGAGCAATAGAACTCCAGGCTGAAGCAACGGCGGAAGGAATAAGGCTGATCGCCCAGGCTATCAATAAGCCCAACGGAGATAAGGCCAGATCCATGAGAATATTCCAGCAGTATTTATCTCAGCTTGGAACGATTCTCAAGAATTCCAAAACTCAGGTCATTCCTCTGGAAGCAGCACAGCTCAAATCTCTTTTCAAAACGGTTATTCCGGCTTTGTCAGATAAGGAGGCCAAGTAA
- a CDS encoding SPFH domain-containing protein, protein MLSNIVIIILLVILGIAILRSIRIVPAKKAFVVERLGKYCKTMEAGFHILVPFIDKVAYKHSLKEKALDVPIQPCFTQDNVKVMVDGVVYMRVVDPKKASYGITKRVKTPHLTDYEYATIQLAQTTMRSVIGKLELDRTFEERDSINAEIVRDVDEATNPWGITVSRYEIQNIKVPDSILTTMEKQMQAERIRRAVILESEGSMEARINRSIGDMEKAINESEGEKQKMINEAEGKASEIRALSRATAISLAKVASAIGQENGEDAVSLQLTESYFEELNNLAKSDTEVILPVDMTNIKEIENRIKDFIK, encoded by the coding sequence ATGCTCAGTAATATAGTAATAATCATTCTTCTGGTCATTCTTGGAATAGCCATACTGCGCAGTATCAGAATCGTTCCGGCCAAAAAAGCCTTTGTTGTAGAGAGACTGGGAAAATACTGTAAAACCATGGAAGCCGGTTTCCATATTCTGGTACCCTTTATCGACAAGGTGGCATACAAGCACTCCCTGAAAGAGAAAGCTCTCGACGTCCCCATACAGCCCTGCTTTACACAGGACAACGTCAAGGTCATGGTTGACGGCGTGGTTTACATGCGCGTTGTCGATCCCAAAAAAGCCAGTTACGGAATTACCAAAAGAGTTAAAACGCCTCATCTGACTGATTATGAATACGCCACGATTCAACTAGCCCAGACAACCATGAGATCCGTCATCGGCAAACTGGAACTGGACAGGACTTTCGAGGAGAGAGATTCGATCAACGCGGAGATAGTCAGAGATGTAGACGAAGCTACGAATCCCTGGGGAATTACGGTTTCCCGATATGAAATCCAGAATATCAAAGTTCCCGACAGCATTTTAACCACTATGGAAAAACAGATGCAGGCCGAGAGGATCCGGAGAGCTGTCATTCTTGAAAGCGAGGGATCGATGGAAGCAAGAATCAACCGCTCCATCGGAGATATGGAAAAAGCCATCAATGAAAGTGAAGGGGAAAAGCAGAAAATGATCAACGAAGCCGAAGGAAAGGCTTCAGAGATCAGAGCCCTTTCTCGGGCAACGGCGATCAGTTTAGCCAAAGTGGCGTCAGCAATAGGACAGGAAAACGGTGAGGATGCCGTATCTCTTCAGCTGACCGAAAGCTATTTTGAAGAGCTTAACAATCTGGCGAAAAGTGATACGGAAGTCATTCTTCCCGTCGACATGACCAATATCAAAGAGATCGAAAACCGAATCAAAGATTTTATTAAATAA